In a single window of the bacterium genome:
- a CDS encoding tetratricopeptide repeat protein, with protein MNNGMETVKTRPLKSRLILSVLLVAATAAVFWPVLGNGFTNWDDPGLVLENPLIRDLSFKGLARIFETFSVWGLYHPLTLLAYGLVYKIYALNPFGYHLASLLLHLASCLVVFRIMLAWGLSDRGAFLTALLFGIHPMHVETVAWVSELKGALSGFLFLSSLLFYLRHLADDSRGYYAASLGLFLASMLAKPFALMMPVLLFFTDHAKNRGLTGKSILNKLPYFLVSLLFGVLALITQRRDNAVGAVGLDTLGDSILLACQGLVFYVYKIALPFSLSSFYPVPQPQGQALSRVFYLVLASGLVLGIAAAYIRKMGKGLGIWGLTFFGLLILPVLKIVPFGQAMAADRYVYIPILGLITVAAWAARKLYPGSAAGRTLRAAVTLAGILYFSSLGWMTFQRCRVWKDSVSLWSDVLRSYPSADIAYNNRGNAYQAKGLYDPALADYRKALEINPGYKSIYLNRGNLFNATKKYTLAIADYDRALLIDSGYVEAYNSRGAAYGALNQFDLAIQDFERAVSLDVNNAEAHNNLGIAYYYSKDYHSARIHLDQAKELGYGVNPYLLKEIHSR; from the coding sequence ATGAATAACGGGATGGAAACGGTCAAGACAAGACCATTGAAAAGCCGGCTGATATTGTCCGTCCTGTTGGTGGCGGCAACCGCAGCAGTATTTTGGCCGGTCCTTGGCAACGGGTTCACCAATTGGGATGATCCGGGATTGGTGCTGGAAAATCCGCTGATCAGGGACCTGTCATTTAAGGGCCTTGCCCGCATCTTTGAGACCTTTTCGGTTTGGGGCCTGTACCATCCATTGACGCTTTTGGCATACGGGTTGGTCTACAAGATATACGCCCTGAACCCATTTGGTTATCACCTGGCCAGCCTGCTGCTTCATCTGGCTTCCTGTCTGGTTGTTTTCCGGATAATGCTGGCCTGGGGTTTAAGCGACAGGGGGGCATTCCTGACCGCCTTGTTGTTTGGCATTCACCCGATGCATGTTGAGACAGTGGCCTGGGTCTCCGAACTGAAAGGCGCCTTGTCCGGTTTTTTGTTCTTGTCTTCGCTGCTTTTTTATCTAAGGCATCTGGCCGATGACTCCAGGGGATATTACGCGGCTTCTCTGGGCCTTTTTTTAGCCTCCATGCTGGCAAAGCCTTTTGCCCTGATGATGCCGGTGTTGTTGTTCTTTACCGATCATGCAAAAAACAGGGGGCTTACCGGCAAAAGCATATTAAATAAGCTTCCGTATTTCCTTGTTTCCCTGCTGTTCGGCGTTTTGGCCCTGATCACCCAGCGCAGGGACAATGCCGTCGGAGCGGTGGGGCTGGATACCCTGGGAGATTCAATTTTACTGGCCTGCCAGGGCTTGGTCTTTTATGTTTACAAGATCGCGTTGCCATTTTCGCTGTCCTCCTTTTATCCCGTCCCCCAGCCCCAGGGCCAGGCCTTAAGCCGGGTGTTCTATCTGGTGCTGGCCTCGGGCCTGGTTCTTGGAATTGCCGCCGCCTATATCCGGAAAATGGGGAAAGGGCTTGGAATCTGGGGGCTGACATTCTTCGGGCTGCTGATCCTCCCGGTGCTCAAGATCGTCCCGTTCGGCCAGGCTATGGCGGCAGACCGGTATGTATATATCCCGATCTTGGGGCTGATAACGGTCGCAGCCTGGGCCGCCCGAAAGCTGTATCCCGGATCTGCAGCAGGGAGGACATTAAGGGCGGCCGTAACTCTGGCGGGCATTCTGTATTTTTCATCATTGGGTTGGATGACTTTCCAAAGGTGCCGGGTATGGAAGGACAGCGTCAGCCTGTGGAGCGATGTATTGCGCTCATATCCCTCTGCGGATATAGCATACAACAACCGGGGGAATGCTTATCAGGCAAAAGGCCTTTACGATCCTGCTCTGGCCGATTACCGGAAAGCCCTGGAAATAAATCCCGGCTACAAAAGCATATACCTTAACCGGGGGAATTTATTCAACGCCACAAAAAAATATACGCTGGCCATCGCAGATTATGACCGGGCTTTGTTGATAGACTCCGGGTATGTGGAGGCCTATAACAGCCGGGGGGCTGCCTATGGTGCTTTGAACCAGTTTGATCTTGCCATCCAAGACTTTGAAAGGGCAGTGTCGCTGGACGTGAACAACGCCGAAGCGCACAATAATCTGGGGATCGCCTATTATTATAGCAAAGATTATCACTCCGCCCGGATACATCTCGACCAGGCTAAGGAGCTGGGTTATGGCGTCAACCCCTACCTTTTAAAGGAGATCCATTCACGCTGA
- the glmS gene encoding glutamine--fructose-6-phosphate transaminase (isomerizing) — translation MCGIVGYIGGGKALPVLLEGLKRLEYRGYDSAGVALIKDGRLVVKKKAGKVSDLEHLLQGQDLDSGLGIGHTRWATHGEPSDLNAHPHVDCSGTIALIHNGIIENYATIKKKLIQDGHVIKTATDTEVLVHLIEEMLKKTGDLCTAVRYALLEVEGTFGILVISQKEPDKIIAARRGSPIVIGLGEGQNYIASDASALVEHTRQVVYLNDDEIACITKEACTIKTIRDQEVVKQVEQITLSLAQIEKGGYDHFMLKEIYEQPESILNCLRGRLRVEEGNAHLGGLLPVMDRLVNAKRIIITACGTSWHAALAGKYMLEQMARIPVEVDYASEFRYRSPVIGPEDALFVISQSGETADT, via the coding sequence ATGTGCGGAATAGTGGGATACATCGGCGGGGGCAAGGCACTGCCGGTCTTGCTGGAGGGCCTAAAGCGCCTGGAATACCGGGGCTATGACTCGGCCGGGGTGGCCCTGATCAAGGACGGCAGGCTGGTGGTCAAGAAGAAGGCCGGCAAGGTCAGTGATCTGGAACACTTGCTGCAGGGCCAGGACCTGGACTCCGGGCTGGGCATCGGCCATACCCGGTGGGCCACCCACGGCGAGCCCAGCGACCTTAATGCCCATCCCCATGTGGACTGCAGCGGCACCATCGCCCTGATCCACAACGGGATCATCGAGAACTACGCCACCATCAAGAAAAAGCTGATCCAGGACGGCCACGTCATCAAGACCGCCACCGACACCGAGGTGCTGGTGCATCTGATAGAGGAGATGCTGAAGAAGACCGGCGACCTTTGCACCGCGGTGCGCTATGCCCTGCTGGAGGTGGAGGGCACCTTCGGGATCCTGGTGATATCACAGAAAGAGCCCGACAAGATCATCGCCGCCCGCCGCGGCAGCCCCATCGTGATCGGGCTGGGCGAGGGCCAGAATTACATCGCCTCCGACGCCTCGGCCCTGGTGGAGCACACCCGGCAGGTGGTCTACTTAAATGATGACGAGATCGCCTGCATCACCAAGGAGGCCTGCACCATCAAGACCATCCGGGACCAGGAGGTGGTAAAACAGGTGGAGCAGATCACATTGTCCCTGGCCCAGATCGAGAAGGGCGGTTACGACCATTTCATGCTCAAGGAGATCTACGAACAGCCGGAATCCATTCTTAACTGCCTGCGGGGGCGTTTGCGGGTGGAAGAGGGAAATGCCCATCTGGGCGGTCTGCTGCCGGTGATGGACCGGCTGGTCAATGCCAAAAGGATCATCATCACCGCCTGCGGCACCTCCTGGCACGCGGCCCTGGCCGGCAAGTACATGCTGGAGCAGATGGCCCGGATCCCGGTGGAGGTGGACTATGCCTCGGAATTCCGCTACCGCAGTCCGGTGATCGGCCCGGAGGACGCGTTGTTCGTCATCAGCCAGAGCGGCGAGACCGCCGACACCC